The region CGGGGAACAGCCGGGCCATCATCATCGTACGGAAGCCGTGCCGGCTGAGCTGTCCGTCGGCCGCCTTCAGCCAGCGGGCGCGCAACAGCGGGCGCAGCGCGTCCTGCCCGAGGATCCGGCCGAGCCCGAACGCCACGCCGGCGCCGAGCACCGTGCCCGCGAGCGCGGTGCCGAGGCCCAGCTGCGAGCCGAAGAGCGCGCCCGCCGCGAGGTTGAGCAGCGGCCGGGGTACGAACGCCACGGTGCACAGTCCGTACGCCACCGCGAACACCACGGCCGCCGCGGCGCCGCTGAGCTGCGGCGGCCAGCCGTCGGAGAGCAGCCGCTGCGGTTCGAAGAGCAGCACGCTCGACGCGGCCGCCGCGAGCAGCACCAGCAGCAGGGAGAGCCGGGACCAGGGCGAGAGCAGGACTCTCGTGCAACGGGCGGCGAGGCCCGTGGGCGTGGCGACGGCGAACTCCGCGGCGAGGGAGAGCTCAGTGACGGGAGCCGGGGGAACGGCTGTGGCGGTGCCCCCAGAGCGGGTGGTGGCATCGAGCATTCGGCGACACTAACCGACCCGTGTGTGTGATCGCCGTATGGTTCGTCTCATGGGCGTCACAGGTTCCGGAACGTCGGGTACGCGGTTCGAGGTGCCGAACAGTTCCCTCGCGGACACGGTCCTGGAACGGCTCACCGCCACGTACGGCGCGGCGGCCGATCCGCAACGGGCCGTGTCCATGCGAGCGTACCTGAAGGACGTCGCCCCCTTCCTCGGTCTGACCACGCCCGATCGCCGCGTGCTGTCCCGCACGGTCCTCCTCGCAACAGCGGCCCCTGAAGAGGCCGATTGCACCGCCGTGGCCCTGCGCTGCTGGGCGTTGCCGGAGCGCGAGTACCACTATTTCGCCGTCGACTACCTGCGCCGCCATGTGAGGCAACTCTCTTCCGGTTTCCTCCCGGTGACGCGCCATCTCGTCGGCACGGTCTCCTGGTGGGACACCGTCGACGCACTCGCCGCCCACGTGGTGGGAGGCCTCGTGGCCGCCGACCCGAAGCTGAAGAGCGACATGGACGCGTGGATCGAGGACGACGACCTGTGGGTCGCCCGTACGGCCCTGCTCCACCAGCTCCGTTACAAGGAGACGACCGACACCGAGCGGCTCTTCGCCTACTGCGTACGGCAGTCCGGACATCCCGACTTCTTCGTCCGCAAGGCGATCGGCTGGTGTCTGCGCGAGTACGCGAAGACGGACCCGGAGGCGGTACGGGCCTTCGTGGCCCGGGAACAGGGGCGGCTCGCGCCCCTCTCCGTACGCGAGGCGCTCAAGAACATCGGCCCCTGACACACCGGCAGAAGCACCTGCCACACCCGCCCGCGTGGCGGGAAAAACCATTCGACGTGGCCGGATACGTCGGCGATGATCGCCTCATGTTCCGGCACGCCTTCCTCCTCGCAGCATCCGCAGTCGCGGATGCGCCGAAGGCTGCCGTCCCGATCATCGTGGCCGCCGTCGACGGCGCCCGAAGCTGACCCTTCCCGGATCGTCCGGCGGACCCCGCAGGGGGAGGGTCGGCAAGTCCTTGGGGTCCCCGTCCCGGCCGCTGAGCGCCGGGGCCATCACTCAGCTCCGCTGACACTGAAGAGGCTTCGAGGTATCGCCATGCCCAAGACGGCATACGTCCGCACCAAACCGCACCTGAACATCGGCACGATGGGTCACGTCGACCACGGCAAGACCACCCTGACCGCCGCCATCACCAAGGTCCTCGCCGAGCGCGGCTCCGGCAGCAGTACCCGATACGTATCGTTCGACCAGATTGACCGGGCGCCGGAGGAGGCCTCGCGCGGCATCACCATCAACATCGCGCACGTCGAGTACGAGACCGACACCCGCCACTACGCGCACGTGGACATGCCGGGTCACGCCGACTACGTCAAGAACATGGTCACCGGCGCGGCGCAGCTCGACGGGGCGATCCTCGTCGTCTCCGCGCTCGACGGGATCATGCCGCAGACCGCCGAGCACGTGCTGCTCGCCCGGCAGGTGGGCGTCGACCACATCGTCGTCGCCCTGAACAAGGCCGACGCGGGCGACGAGGAGCTGACCGACCTCGTGGAGCTGGAGGTCCGCGAGCTGCTCTCCGCGCACGGCTACGGGGGCGAGTCCGTACCCGTCGTACGGGTGTCCGGTCTCAAGGCGCTTGAGGGCGACTCCCGTTGGACGGCGGCGATCGACGCGCTGCTCGACGCGGTGGACACGTATGTGCCCATGCCCGAGCGGTACCTCGACGCGCCGTTCCTGTTGCCGGTCGAGAACGTGCTGACGATCACCGGGCGCGGGACGGTCGTCACCGGCGCGGTCGAGCGCGGCACGATCCGGGTCGGCGACCGCGTCGAAGTGCTCGGCGCGGCCGTCGACACGGTGGTCACCGGCCTGGAGACCTTCGGCAAGCCCATGGACGAGGCGCAGGCCGGGGACAACGTGGCGCTGCTGCTGCGCGGGGTGCCCCGCGACGCCGTACGCCGCGGGCACATCGTCGCCGCGCCCGGCAGCGTCGTCCCCAGTCGCCGTTTCTCGGCCCAGGTGTACGTCCTGTCGACGGGCGAGGGCGGTCGTACGACACCCGTCTCCACCGGGTACCGGCCGCAGTTCTACATCCGCACCGCGGACGTGGTCGGTGACGTCGACCTCGGCGAGCGGGCGGTCGCCCGGCCCGGCGACACCGTCACGATGACGGTCGAGCTCGGGCGCGAGGTGCCGTTGGAGCCGGGGCTCGGCTTCGCGATCCGCGAGGGCGGCCGGACGGTCGGCGCGGGGACGGTGACCTCGGTGGGCTGACGGCCGAGAGGCAGGACGAGGGTGCCCGCTCCCGCTACGAGGGGAGCGGGCACCGACTCGTACCGATAGCCGTCGGAGAGCCCGCGGCCCGCGCGGCGGTCAGGCAGCGCTGACAGCGCTCCTGAAAGGGGCGGCACAATGGACCTGTGGACGAGCCGATACCCGTGACACGGACCGTGGATCATGGAACCGCCAAGCTGATGCCGGACGTGGACCGGAGGCGGGCCTGGCTGCTCACGGTCGATGGCGCACCGCAGTCGTACGTCGATCTGGACGAGCCGACCCATCTGGAGTTCGAGTACGCCCGACGGCTCGGGCACGTCCTGGACATGGTCGTGGAGTCGGGACGGCCCCTGGACGTGCTCCACCTCGGCGGCGGAGCCCTGACGCTGCCCCGCTATGTGGCCGCGACCCGCCCCGGCTCACGGCAGGACGTGGTGGAGGCCGACCTGGGCCTGCTGGAGCTGGTCCGCGAGCACCTGCCCGTACCCGAGGACGCGGGCGTCACGCTGCACGGCGCGGACGCGAGAGGCTGGCTCGAATCCGCCGCGCCCGCCTCCGCCGACATCGTGATCGCGGACGTCTTCGGCGGCGCGCGCGTCCCGGCGCACCTGACGTCCACGGCGTACGCGCGCGCCGCCGCGCGCGTGCTGCGCGAGGACGGCGTCTATCTGGCCAACCTCGCCGACGCCGCGCCCTTCGTCTTCCTGCGCTCCCAACTCGCCACGTTCGCGACCGTGTTCGAGGAGCTGTCCCTGATCGCCGAACCCGGTGTGCTGCGCGGCCGGCGCTTCGGCAATGCGGTGCTCGTGGCCTCCCACCGCCCGCTCGACACGGCCGCCCTCGCCCGCCGCACGGCCGCCGACGCCTTCCCGGCGCGTGTCGAAAGCGGCGCGGCGCTGCGGGAGTTCATCGGCTCCGCCGCACCCGTGCGCGACGAGGACGCGGTCGCCTCACCCGAGCCGCCCGGCGGTGCCTTCAGCATCGGCTGACCGGAGCTCGACCTCCGCCACCGGTGACCCCTGGGCCACCGGCTTGGTCCGCCGGGTCAGATTCCGTACGTCCGGCACGCACAACACGGCCGCCGTGACCACGACGACCAGCGCCGAACAGCCCCACAGGGCGGTCGTACGCCCGAGGGCCGCTTCCGCCGGGCCCGCCAGGGCGGTGGCCAGCGGGACCATCGCGATCGAACCGAACCAGTCGTACGCCGAGACGCGGGAGAGCTTGTCCTCGGGGATCTCCTGGTGCAGCGAGCAACGCCTGAACGAAAGTAGCCTCTACCGGGAGTTGCTGAGCCTGGGAGCCCTTACCGGCTCGGGTCATGGCAAGATCGCCACGGGTATCGTCCCGTGGACCCGAACGGGCACTGCAGCCTGGGCGGGACGGGGGTCAAGCTAAGTACCCCCTTCGGGACGAACTGGGGGCATCCTGCCCGACGGGTATCGCTTCGGCGCCGGGAAGTACCGGAGGAGTATCTGGATCGGCCTGAACTTCCGTCCAACCGGCCGTGGCATCGATCACCGATCGCATGACACCACGGCCGCGTGGGTTGCGACGTACCTGACCGGCGTCGCGTCTGCCAAGACCTGAGCGCGCCGCTGTCTGTCGTCTTGCTCTGTTCCCCCCGTACATCCGTTACTGGTGCCCCTTCCGTAAGATCCTTAAGTCTGTTGGGACACAAGATGCCGACCAGTCGGGGGATGCGACATGGGAGTAACCGGTGCAAGCGCGGACGAGGGAGGCGGCCCCGATCTGCGTGTGTCGTCGAAGGGCCTGACGAAGCTCGCCGGTGACCTCGGCGACATGCAGGACCATCTCGACAAGCAGGTCAAGCGCATGGACGCGATCGTCGACCGCATCGAGGCCGGCTGGCGCGGCCCAGCGGCCACGGCGTACCGGGAGTTCCACCGGGCGGCCACCGAGGACGCCGTAGGCATCCGTGAAGTGATGAAGCTGCTGGAGGGGGCCGTACGGCTGAGCCGGGACGGGTTCAGCGAACACGACCTGGAGGTGCTCGAACAGATGCAGCGCATCCAGGTGGACATCAACAGCGAAGTCGACAAGCTCTCCACGCTGAACCCGGAGATCGGGACGGGCGGTGCTCCGTCACCACCGCGCAGCAGCCTCGACTCCTTCTGACCTGAGCAGCCGCACACCAGGTACTCGCTTCGCACGCCCAGTTGCCGACATCAAGGGGCATCATGTCGACCAGGCTCGCCGCCGACGACGGCCGCATAACCGTCTCCTTCTCCACCCTCCACGAACTCAACACCGAACTGGAGGACATCCTCAAGCAGCTCAACGACAAGCTGGAGGGCCTATACGAGCGTGTCCAGCCCGTCGTCCTGTCGTGGAAGGGTGAGGCCCGCGAGGTCTTCGTCCAGAAACTCGACGACTGGGACCGCTCCGCACAGGACCTGCAGGCAGCCCAGAAGTGGCTCCACGCCTACGTCGCCACCGGCCATACCAACTACGCGGCAGCACATCGAGCAGTGCTGCGCGGTTGGGGAGCCGCTTGATGGCCACTCCGCCGGCCCCCAGAGCGGAACGATCGATGTGACCCCGTCCGTCCTGTACGGGGTCTCGACAGGTGTGGCGGGGCAGCAGGACCCCCTGGACCGGGGCATCAAGTCGTTCCTCGACGAACTGGCCCGGTACCCCGACGGCGGCGGCAGAGGGTCGGCCATGAAGGACTTCACGACCGCCTACCTGCAAATCGCCGACAGGTTCCTCGAGGTGTGGGCCAAGTCCGTGGTGAGCGTCGGCGGAGCCGCGGTCGGCTTCACGACCACTGCCAACAACTACGCGGCGGCCGACGCCGCCACACACCCCTCTGCGGCAGGGCACGCGACGCACCGGCCCATCCCCCATGTCATCGCCACACCCCCGAAATACGGTCCCGTCACGGACTTCAAGTGGGGGGACATCGACGCCGGTCAGGACTGGATGCAGGAGGCCCTGGAAGGCCTGGAGGCCGCGGTCCTGGCCGTCATGCGGCCGTTGTTGGAGCACGAGTGCCGCTGGGGCAAAGCGGCGACGGTCCTGCCGTTGCCCAATCACCTGCGCCTGTACTCGATCTCCCAGACATGGCGAATGCCGCAGACGACGCTCGGCATGGTGGACGGAACGCTCACGGGCCTCGTCGGCACCATCACGGACCAGACCAACCAGGACTGGTACAACGCGATGCGTACGTTCTGCAGCACGTTGTGGGGAACCTCCGCCTGGGGCAAAACCCGCGAGGGACACGACTGGTCCAATGACGACGCCACGAAGAGGGGGACCAGCCACCCCGTCTTCGCCGTCCTGTTCGACACGTGCGACGCCGTGGTCGACGCGGTCTATGCCGTCGCCAAGGCGGCCGAAGACGTCAGACACGATGTGCACCGGATCTACCGCCAAGCCGTCATCGACAGTCTCAAGCAACTCGATCCCAGAAACTTGGACGTCACGGACGCAAAGAGCCTGGTGAAAGGACTGTGGGAAGCGGGCAAGGGCCTGGTCACGGACCTCTCGGTCGGCATCGTGCTGGACATCGACGAGGGCGCCCTGAACGACGCCGTGTCGGCCTACAACAACCGCGTCCACCGCCAGGCCCATGCAATCAAGTCACTGCTGCCGGCCCTGGACGAGGCTTACACGAGCGCACCAACCTTCAATGCCGAGTCGGCCAGGGCCGAGGCGTTCGGTGCGCGGGCCCTGACCGATTTCAAGGGAAACCCGCTGTACACGGTGCCGGGGGACAGCGAAGCCAACCACGTGTATCCGATCGACCTGGCGAATCAGGAGGGAGTCCACAGGAGCCACATCATCGACAAACACGTGGGCAAGACCGATGAGCAGCTCGCGCAACGACTCAGGGATCAGCCGACGATCGACGCCGCTTCCACTTTCACCGATCTGACTTCCGCGCAGAAATACACACAAGACGCGCTGGAATATGTGGGACCGCCTGCTAATTCAGGTCAGCAGAACGAAGGCGTTGACAATCAGGAAAAGATCAAGAGGTGGCTCTCCAGGCCGCGCAGCGACAGTTCGATTCTGACTCTAGATCCGGTTGGGTTCAATTCTGTGACCGGGCGTACCGTTGAGGCGGGGAACCCTCAGGCAAGTGCGGCGCAGGACACGCACACAGTGAAGGTCGTACTTAAATATAAGAATGGCCTTCACCCGCCCTATGTGGTCTATACGTCCATGCCGACGCTGCCGTGAGCACACCGTGGGAGGATCTGTGATGGAGAGGAAGACGGGCCTGCCCGCCTGCGTTCAGGGGTGTTTCGACGAAGGTCAGTCTTTCGCCGCGCTCGTAGCACGCAAAGGCGCGGACTGGTATGACACCGTCATGGACGCGATCCAGGAGCATCCCGTGCTCCGGCAGGTCGACCGCACGGAGTTGCGAGACGGCATCCTGCAGGTCGCACCCCCCAAAGCCCTGGATCTGGCCGGGCTGATTTCGGTCGGATCTCTTTTGTACGGCCCTCTGAAATCCCTTCGCACACCGGATGTGGAACGCGACGCATGTCTGCGGGACGTCCTGAACGCCGTGGGGAATGACGCACGTTTCTTCACCAATCATGGGCACGCGGAAGACGGTGAAGAGGCCGACTTCCTGGCCTCGTCCTTTCATGCCAATGCCCTTGCCGGCACCACCATCGACATCTGTCTCATCGGGGTGTCGGACGAGAACGTCCTGGTGCTCTGGCGCTTCGAGGACGACTAGCCAATCGCTGCCCCCACAGCTTCCAGGAGAGGACACCGAAGGTGCGCACCCGTTCCGCCACCTACCCCGACCGCGAGACCGCCCAGTGGGCCACCCAGCAGGTCGTCACCGTCAACGAACAGGCCATCCATCGCTGGCTGGCCCAGTCCACGCGCCCGCGCCTGACCATCGAGGCGTCCTGGCCGTCCCGGCCCGAGCCGGCCGGACGCGTCCTTCTGCAGGCGATGATGCTGGCCGGGCGGGAGCCTGTCGATGTCCGGGCGGCCCGCGTGGTCCTCAAGCGGGACACCTCCCGCCCCCACGGCTTCACCGTCCACGCCACCTTCCCCATCTACCTGTAGAGACGACCCGTAGAGGCTGACCACCGTGCCCCTGAGCCCCCTCGAACACGACCGCCGCTACGGCGAACTCGACCAGGTGATCCGCGCCTACACCGGGCAGCCGGCCGACGACACCCCGGACGAGGCCAGTCAAGCCCTGACTGCTTATCTCCGGCAGACCTGGCACAGGCGACCGTGGGCTCTCGCCATCGCCGAGCGACAGCTGCGGGACTACGCCGAGAATCCTCCGGGGCGCCTGCGGCTGCGCCTCGGGGAGTTCTACGCGATCCCCGACGTCGGCCTGCCCGAAGACGAGATCCGGCAGTGGCTGCACTGCCTCGCCGATCACCTGAAGCACAGCATCGAGGAGGGCGAGGTCCCGCCCCCGGACACCCCCGCCACCCACTGGGAATGGCGCGCCCGTTTCCCCGAGCTGGGCCAGTTCCTCGGCGGCTGGTTCTCGCAGGACATGCCGGACGAGTTCAACGACCACGACGCGGCCGTCGACGACTACCGAACCTCCACCGACCCCCATCTCGTCGCCCGGCTCGTCGGCGAGCTGCACGAACTCCTGACGCTCGACCTCGACGAGTCCGACTACGCCCTCGCCGTCGCCGAGCTGGGCATGGAGGTCGACTCTCCGGCACCGTATCCACCCAGCGGCTGGCTCGCACTCGTCGTCGACCGGCTGACCGGCCCGCAGGCCAAGTACGGGTCCTGAGCAGGAACCGATGAGTCGACGTGACATGGTGTCGCCCGCCTGCTCGCCCGGCTTGCGAGGTGAGCGACGGGTCACATGGCACAACAGGCTCGCCGGGACGGGCGTCAAGCTAGTGCTCTGACCGCGAAGGTTCACCGGGTTGCCGTTCGCGGTGCGGGACTTGCGCGCGGTTGGATGTGTGCCGACATCCAATCTGGTGCGTGGAGGCGCGGTGGCAGAGCCGGTCAAGGTCCGCAGACTGACCGACCAGGAAGGGCAGAGGCTTCAGCAGATTGTGCGCCGGGGCAGCACCAGTACGGTGCGCTACCGGCGCGCGATGATGATCCTGGCCTCGGCCGGAGGTAACCGGGTTCCGGTGATCGCCCAGCTGATCCAAGCCGACGAGGACACGGTGCGCGATGTGATCCACCGGTTCAACGAGATCGGCCTGGCCTGCTTGGACCCTCAGTGGGCGGGAGGCCGTCCCCGCCTGCTCAGCCCTGACGACGAGGACTTCGTCATCCAGACGGCCACCACCCGCCCCCGCACACTCGACCAGCCCTTCACCCGCTGGTCCATCCGCGAACTCGCCGCCTATCTGCGCAAAGTCCACGGCAGGGTGATCCGCATCGGCCGTGAGGCTCTGCGAATGCTACTGGCCCGCCGCGGGGTCACCTTCCAGCGCACCAAGACGTGGAAGGAGTCAACCGACCCCGCCCGCGACGCCAAGCTCGACCGGATCGAGCACGTCCTGGAGCACTTCCCGGACCGCACGTTCGCCTTCGATGAGTTCGGCCCGCTGGGCATCCGGCCCACCGCAGGATCCTGCTGGGCCCAACGCAGCCGGCCCGACCGGCTGCCGGCGACTTACCACCGCGCCCACGGCGTCACCTATTTCCACGGCTGCTACTCCGTCGGTGACGACACCCTGTGGGGCGTCAACCGCCGCCGCAAAGGCACGGCCAACACCCTCACGGCCCTGAAGTCGATCCGGGCAGCCCGCCCCGACGGCGCCCCGATCTACATCATCCTGGACAACCTCTCCGCCCACACGGGCAACAAGATCCGCCGCTGGGCGAAGAAGAACAAGGTCGAACTGTGCTTCACCCCGACCAACGCCTCCTGGGCCAACCCGATCGAAGCGCACTTCGGACCGCTGCGGCAGTTCACCCTTGCCAACTCCCACCACCCCAACCACACCGTCCAGACCCGCGAGCTGCACCGTTACCTGCGCTGGCGCAACACCCATGCCCGCCACCCCGACGTGCTGGCCGCCCAACGCCGCGAACGCTCCCGGATCCGCAGCGAGAAGGGCATCCGCTGGGGAGGACGGCCCCTGGCCCCAGCGGCCTGATCGTCACGGCGCCCCGGTCATAGCGGCAGACAGCCGCGCTGTCGATCACCTGACACGTGCGGCGATGGCCCGTGCGCACTCCATCGACTCGGCATGCGTGGTGTCCACCTCCAGGTCATAGACCACGCCTCGGTGGACCACATCCGCCTGGGACACGGCCATCCCGATGACCCGATCGCCTCGTGCGACCTCACGGCCTGCGGCAACCGCACTGTCACACCGGACGCCGACCCACAGCACCCGCAGGTCACGCAAAGTCTTCTGCCACCGCTGCTGCGAGTCCGCTCCGCCGAGGAAGACCTCATCGACGATGACCCGGGCGCCCGCACGGGCCATCGCGGCGACTCCCTCGATCCATGCCGCTTCCAGCGTCCGGAACTCCGGCCCGACGACCACCTCTCCGTCCGGAGCGAACTCGATCCCCGCATCCGACGCCTGCATGGACGCTGGCATCGCGTCAACCAGCGTGTCGGTCCCGAGAGCCAGCCACGGATCCGGCAGGACCGCCTGCAGACACCGGGCGATCCCGGACTTCCCGGAGCTGGAACCACCGTTGAGAACGATCACCTCAGTCATCACCGCGCCACAGTAGAGGCACCGCAGCAACCCCCGAAACGGATTTCCGCGAACGCTGCCGCCTCCTACAACCCGGTGAACCTTCCCGGTCAGAGCACTAGGTGACCCGTTCGAAACGAACTGGGGAGCGTCGTGCCCGACTGGCATCGCTCCCGCGCCCGAAGCGCCGGAGAGGAAACCGGGCCGGCCTGAGTCGAGCCCAACCGGCCGTGGCGTCGATCGCCGTTCGCGCGCCGCCATGGCCGAGCTGTCTCGCTGAAGGGGCCGAACCATCGATGCGGTCATAAAAGCGCTGGCCGTACTGCAGGCGAGGTCCTTGCCTGCCCTCGCGCTTGCTGAGGCAGGGGACACCACCACGGCATACGCGAAAATCAATGGCCGACGGGAACCGGTCGACCCCACCCTGTACGCCATGGAACAACCGCTGCGCGGCATCCGTGCGCTCCACACGGCATCCACGATCACCGTTTACCAGGCGTACTCCCCGGAGATCGGTATGCCCGCAGTTCGCCAGGGCCGATTTACCGCTGCGTGGAAGCGGGACCGTATGACGTGGATCAAGCCGTCTTTTCTGTGGATGATGTACCGCTGCGGCTGGGCGACGAAGGCCGGGCAGGAGACTGTTCTGGCCGTCGAGATCACCCGCGACGGCTTCGAGTGGGCACTGCGCCACGCGTGCCTGTCGAGCTATGTGCGCGGGCTGCACCCCGACCGCGGCACCTGGCAACGTCAGCTCAAGCGCGCACCGGCTCGCGTCCAGTGGGACCCGGAGCGTGACCTGCACCTGCGCCCACTGACGTACCGCTCACTCCAACTCGGGCTCTCCGGCGAGGCCGTAGGGCGCTACGCGGACGAGTGGACGGTGGCCATCAGCGACGTGACTCCGCTCGCCCGCGAGATCCACGACCTCGTAGGCCGCAACGAGCTGGACGCTGCGACCGTGCTGCTGCCCCAGGAACACCCCTACCCCGCCGGGGACGAACTGCTGGCCCATCTCCGTCCATGACCGGACAAGCCGGCCGAACGGCCGACGGCCGTCCGTGAGAGGAACGACGGCTTGATCCATGTCAAGCCGCGTTCACAGACCGTTTCAGCAACCCTCGGGATGTTCTGGGGCCGGGAGCAACACCTCTTCAAATGCAAACTCACCACTATTGGCCTTGTGACTCTGGCCGGGACGTGTGATGGG is a window of Streptomyces mirabilis DNA encoding:
- a CDS encoding TVP38/TMEM64 family protein produces the protein MLDATTRSGGTATAVPPAPVTELSLAAEFAVATPTGLAARCTRVLLSPWSRLSLLLVLLAAAASSVLLFEPQRLLSDGWPPQLSGAAAAVVFAVAYGLCTVAFVPRPLLNLAAGALFGSQLGLGTALAGTVLGAGVAFGLGRILGQDALRPLLRARWLKAADGQLSRHGFRTMMMARLFPGVPFWAANYCAAVSRMGWLPFLLATALGSIPNTAAYAVAGARASAPTSPAFLIAMGFIALPALVGAVVAWRKRHHLRGH
- a CDS encoding RNase A-like domain-containing protein, whose protein sequence is MRTRSATYPDRETAQWATQQVVTVNEQAIHRWLAQSTRPRLTIEASWPSRPEPAGRVLLQAMMLAGREPVDVRAARVVLKRDTSRPHGFTVHATFPIYL
- a CDS encoding DNA alkylation repair protein, which codes for MGVTGSGTSGTRFEVPNSSLADTVLERLTATYGAAADPQRAVSMRAYLKDVAPFLGLTTPDRRVLSRTVLLATAAPEEADCTAVALRCWALPEREYHYFAVDYLRRHVRQLSSGFLPVTRHLVGTVSWWDTVDALAAHVVGGLVAADPKLKSDMDAWIEDDDLWVARTALLHQLRYKETTDTERLFAYCVRQSGHPDFFVRKAIGWCLREYAKTDPEAVRAFVAREQGRLAPLSVREALKNIGP
- a CDS encoding spermidine synthase, with product MDEPIPVTRTVDHGTAKLMPDVDRRRAWLLTVDGAPQSYVDLDEPTHLEFEYARRLGHVLDMVVESGRPLDVLHLGGGALTLPRYVAATRPGSRQDVVEADLGLLELVREHLPVPEDAGVTLHGADARGWLESAAPASADIVIADVFGGARVPAHLTSTAYARAAARVLREDGVYLANLADAAPFVFLRSQLATFATVFEELSLIAEPGVLRGRRFGNAVLVASHRPLDTAALARRTAADAFPARVESGAALREFIGSAAPVRDEDAVASPEPPGGAFSIG
- the cpt gene encoding chloramphenicol phosphotransferase CPT, whose protein sequence is MTEVIVLNGGSSSGKSGIARCLQAVLPDPWLALGTDTLVDAMPASMQASDAGIEFAPDGEVVVGPEFRTLEAAWIEGVAAMARAGARVIVDEVFLGGADSQQRWQKTLRDLRVLWVGVRCDSAVAAGREVARGDRVIGMAVSQADVVHRGVVYDLEVDTTHAESMECARAIAARVR
- a CDS encoding WXG100 family type VII secretion target; protein product: MSTRLAADDGRITVSFSTLHELNTELEDILKQLNDKLEGLYERVQPVVLSWKGEAREVFVQKLDDWDRSAQDLQAAQKWLHAYVATGHTNYAAAHRAVLRGWGAA
- a CDS encoding DUF4291 domain-containing protein; translated protein: MEQPLRGIRALHTASTITVYQAYSPEIGMPAVRQGRFTAAWKRDRMTWIKPSFLWMMYRCGWATKAGQETVLAVEITRDGFEWALRHACLSSYVRGLHPDRGTWQRQLKRAPARVQWDPERDLHLRPLTYRSLQLGLSGEAVGRYADEWTVAISDVTPLAREIHDLVGRNELDAATVLLPQEHPYPAGDELLAHLRP
- the tuf gene encoding elongation factor Tu → MPKTAYVRTKPHLNIGTMGHVDHGKTTLTAAITKVLAERGSGSSTRYVSFDQIDRAPEEASRGITINIAHVEYETDTRHYAHVDMPGHADYVKNMVTGAAQLDGAILVVSALDGIMPQTAEHVLLARQVGVDHIVVALNKADAGDEELTDLVELEVRELLSAHGYGGESVPVVRVSGLKALEGDSRWTAAIDALLDAVDTYVPMPERYLDAPFLLPVENVLTITGRGTVVTGAVERGTIRVGDRVEVLGAAVDTVVTGLETFGKPMDEAQAGDNVALLLRGVPRDAVRRGHIVAAPGSVVPSRRFSAQVYVLSTGEGGRTTPVSTGYRPQFYIRTADVVGDVDLGERAVARPGDTVTMTVELGREVPLEPGLGFAIREGGRTVGAGTVTSVG
- a CDS encoding WXG100 family type VII secretion target, yielding MGVTGASADEGGGPDLRVSSKGLTKLAGDLGDMQDHLDKQVKRMDAIVDRIEAGWRGPAATAYREFHRAATEDAVGIREVMKLLEGAVRLSRDGFSEHDLEVLEQMQRIQVDINSEVDKLSTLNPEIGTGGAPSPPRSSLDSF
- a CDS encoding IS630 family transposase, translated to MAEPVKVRRLTDQEGQRLQQIVRRGSTSTVRYRRAMMILASAGGNRVPVIAQLIQADEDTVRDVIHRFNEIGLACLDPQWAGGRPRLLSPDDEDFVIQTATTRPRTLDQPFTRWSIRELAAYLRKVHGRVIRIGREALRMLLARRGVTFQRTKTWKESTDPARDAKLDRIEHVLEHFPDRTFAFDEFGPLGIRPTAGSCWAQRSRPDRLPATYHRAHGVTYFHGCYSVGDDTLWGVNRRRKGTANTLTALKSIRAARPDGAPIYIILDNLSAHTGNKIRRWAKKNKVELCFTPTNASWANPIEAHFGPLRQFTLANSHHPNHTVQTRELHRYLRWRNTHARHPDVLAAQRRERSRIRSEKGIRWGGRPLAPAA
- a CDS encoding contact-dependent growth inhibition system immunity protein; this translates as MPLSPLEHDRRYGELDQVIRAYTGQPADDTPDEASQALTAYLRQTWHRRPWALAIAERQLRDYAENPPGRLRLRLGEFYAIPDVGLPEDEIRQWLHCLADHLKHSIEEGEVPPPDTPATHWEWRARFPELGQFLGGWFSQDMPDEFNDHDAAVDDYRTSTDPHLVARLVGELHELLTLDLDESDYALAVAELGMEVDSPAPYPPSGWLALVVDRLTGPQAKYGS
- a CDS encoding RNase A-like domain-containing protein, yielding MTPSVLYGVSTGVAGQQDPLDRGIKSFLDELARYPDGGGRGSAMKDFTTAYLQIADRFLEVWAKSVVSVGGAAVGFTTTANNYAAADAATHPSAAGHATHRPIPHVIATPPKYGPVTDFKWGDIDAGQDWMQEALEGLEAAVLAVMRPLLEHECRWGKAATVLPLPNHLRLYSISQTWRMPQTTLGMVDGTLTGLVGTITDQTNQDWYNAMRTFCSTLWGTSAWGKTREGHDWSNDDATKRGTSHPVFAVLFDTCDAVVDAVYAVAKAAEDVRHDVHRIYRQAVIDSLKQLDPRNLDVTDAKSLVKGLWEAGKGLVTDLSVGIVLDIDEGALNDAVSAYNNRVHRQAHAIKSLLPALDEAYTSAPTFNAESARAEAFGARALTDFKGNPLYTVPGDSEANHVYPIDLANQEGVHRSHIIDKHVGKTDEQLAQRLRDQPTIDAASTFTDLTSAQKYTQDALEYVGPPANSGQQNEGVDNQEKIKRWLSRPRSDSSILTLDPVGFNSVTGRTVEAGNPQASAAQDTHTVKVVLKYKNGLHPPYVVYTSMPTLP